In one Trichosurus vulpecula isolate mTriVul1 chromosome 8, mTriVul1.pri, whole genome shotgun sequence genomic region, the following are encoded:
- the LOC118829094 gene encoding 60S ribosomal protein L37a, with product MAKRTKKVGIVGKYGTRYGASLRKMVKKIEISQHAKYTCSFCGKTKMKRRAVGIWHCGSCMKTVAGGAWTYNTTSAVTVKSAIRRLKELKDQ from the coding sequence ATGGCTAAACGTACCAAGAAGGTTGGAATTGTTGGTAAATATGGAACACGTTATGGTGCATCCCTcagaaaaatggtgaagaaaattgaaattagccAGCATGCCAAGTATACCTGCTCCTTCTGTGGCAAGACCAAAATGAAGAGACGGGCTGTGGGTATCTGGCATTGTGGATCCTGTATGAAAACTGTAGCTGGTGGTGCATGGACCTACAATACCACCTCTGCAGTCACAGTCAAATCTGCCATCAGAAGACTGAAGGAATTGAAAGACCAGTAA